A window of the Hordeum vulgare subsp. vulgare chromosome 5H, MorexV3_pseudomolecules_assembly, whole genome shotgun sequence genome harbors these coding sequences:
- the LOC123399035 gene encoding RNA cytosine C(5)-methyltransferase NSUN2 has protein sequence MGGGRKRGRSQRRHFKQERENVWKDNPRRPPASAGEGGEGNGWQPFATENLAFEAYYKGQQIVPEEEWDAFMSMLRKPLPAAFRINASCQFFKDICSQLENDFRKSLETEVSDDHEKEAIRPLPWYPGNLAWHLNFSRMQLRRNQALESFHEFLKQENEVGNITRQEAVSMVPPLFLNVQPDHHILDMCAAPGSKTFQLLEMIHQSTKPGVLPTAMVVANDVDVQRCNLLIHQTKRMCTANLVVTNHEAQNFPGCSVAKFCPEACVDESKLQRLEFDRILCDVPCSGDGTVRKAPDMWRTWNIGMGNGLHRLQVEIAMRGIALLKVGGRMVYSTCSMNPVENEAVVGEILRRCGDSVELLDVSNELPELIRRPGLRTWKVRDRASWLGSHKDVLHYRKNVILPSMFPSGKGSMDSCTAGGSVEVSIDAVDADMNESGDMVEGKQETKIAIDDSKNGDNANTEEIKQGESESVKLSRGSDEKTDSASIVTEHSNLPLHRCMRIIPHDQNSGAFFIAVLQKLSPLNESQVVEAMKGERSTSKDKTLKCSNGQGSDKVPAEEISVQQPGVDDSHDLVEQQNRDMDTEISKDKSSEEAKVIASEVQNDQATRRDKRKTQNQGRWRGVDPVIFFKDEATIRSIISYYGIKDSFTLEGHLVTRNPDTNHVKRIYYVSKSVKEVLDLNVKVGERLKITSLGLKIFERQSSKEGSPCTFRLSSEGLPLLLPYITKQILYASAIDFQHLLQYRIIKFPDFVDAKFGEQAAALLQGCCIVILREGHEDLESIGMDPSAIAIVCWKGKTNLCVMVTPMDGRELLERISFRFGLKIPKIDDGKPDLKSDDGSDEQPDGGAETVDPECVPESKAPEDMDITDVKDAE, from the exons ATGGGGGGCGGCAGGAAGCGCGGGCGCTCGCAGCGTCGTCACTTCAAGCAGGAGCGCGAGAACGTCTGGAAGGACAACCCCAGGCGCCCTCCCGCCTCCGCCGGCGAAGGAGGCGAGGGCAACGGCTGGCAGCCCTTCGCCACGGAGAACCTGGCCTTCGAGGCTTACTACAAG GGGCAGCAAATTGTTCCTGAGGAAGAGTGGGATGCCTTCATGAGCATGCTCCGGAAGCCATTGCCAGCCGCTTTTAGGATTAATGCGAG CTGTCAGTTTTTTAAAGACATTTGTTCACAATTAGAAAATGACTTCAGGAAGTCGTTAGAGACTGAG GTCAGTGATGACCATGAAAAAGAGGCTATTCGGCCTTTGCCTTGGTACCCTGGCAATCTTGCATGGCATTTGAACTTTTCTCGGATGCAACTGAGGAGAAACCAGGCACTTGAGAG TTTCCATGAATTCTTGAAGCAAGAGAATGAAGTTGGTAATATTACCAGGCAGGAGGCTGTCAGCATG GTCCCACCTTTGTTTCTGAACGTGCAACCTGACCATCATATTCTTGACA TGTGTGCCGCTCCAGGGTCTAAAACTTTCCAGTTACTTGAGATGATCCACCAGTCAACAAAGCCTGGAGTGCTTCCAACTGCCATG GTGGTAGCTAATGATGTCGATGTGCAAAGATGTAACCTTCTTATTCATCAGACGAAGAGAATGTGCACAGCCAACCTGGTAGTGACAAATCATGAAGCACAAAATTTTCCTGGCTGTAGtgttgcaaagttctgtccagaagcatGCGTAGACGAGTCCAAGCTGCAGAGGTTGGAATTTGATCGTATACTGTGTGATGTGCCCTGTAGTGGTGATGGAACTGTCCGTAAGGCTCCTGATATGTGGAGAACATG GAATATTGGCATGGGTAATGGACTTCATCGTCTCCAAGTGGAAATAGCTATGCGTG GCATTGCATTGCTTAAAGTGGGCGGAAGGATGGTCTACTCAACATGCTCAATGAATCCTGTTGAAAATGAAGCTGTTGTTGGTGAG ATTCTGCGGAGATGTGGGGATTCTGTTGAACTCCTTGATGTTTCTAATGAGCTACCTGAATTGATCCGCCGTCCTGGACTTAGGACCTGGAAG GTACGGGATAGAGCGTCTTGGTTGGGCAGTCATAAAGATGTACTTCACTACAGGAAGAATGTGATATTGCCAAGTATGTTCCCCTCGGGTAAAGGTAGCATGGATAGCTGTACGGCGGGTGGCAGTGTTGAGGTCAGCATAGATGCAGTTGATGCAGATATGAATGAGTCAGGGGATATGGTAGAGggaaaacaagaaacgaaaataGCAATTGATGACAGCAAGAACGGCGACAATGCCAATACTGAAGAGATAAAACAAGGTGAATCTGAGTCTGTTAAACTTTCAAGGGGCTCAGATGAGAAAACAGATTCAGCCTCCATTGTTACAGAGCATTCAAATTTACCGCTACATCGTTGCATGAGAATTATTCCTCATGACCAAAACAGTGGAGCATTTTTTATAGCAGTCCTTCAGAAACTCTCTCCGCTGAATG AGAGTCAGGTGGTAGAAGCGATGAAAGGTGAGCGCAGTACCTCGAAAGACAAGACTTTAAAATGTTCTAATGGTCAGGGGTCAGATAAGGTGCCGGCTGAAGAAATTTCAGTTCAGCAGCCAGGGGTTGATGACAGCCATGATCTCGTTGAGCAACAAAACAGAGACATGGATACTGAAATTTCAAAAGATAAAAGCTCTGAGGAAGCTAAGGTGATTGCTAGTGAGGTGCAAAATGATCAAGCGACAAGGAGGGATAAGAGAAAGACCCAGAACCAAGGCAGATGGAGAGGGGTTGATCCTGTGATATTTTTCAAAGACGAAGCGACAATCAGAAGCATAATATCCTACTATGGCATCAAGGATTCTTTTACCcttgaaggccatcttgtgactaGGAACCCTGATACTAATCATGTTAAAAGAATATACTATGTCTCAAAATCAGTTAAAGAAGTTTTGGACCTCAATGTGAAAGTTGGCGAGCGGCTGAAAATCACCTCACTTGGCTTAAAGATATTT GAAAGGCAGTCGTCAAAGGAGGGTTCGCCATGCACATTTAGGTTGTCATCCGAGGGATTGCCTCTGCTGCTTCCttacatcaccaaacagattctATATGCATCTGCAATAGACTTTCAGCACCTCTTACAGTACAGAATCATTAAATTCCCTGATTTTGTGGATGCAAAATTCGGTGAGCAAGCTGCAGCTTTGCTACAAGGTTGCTGCATCGTAATATTACGTGAAG GGCATGAGGATCTAGAGTCCATAGGCATGGATCCCTCTGCAATTGCCATTGTTTGTTGGAAAGGAAAGACCAATCTGTGCGTCATGGTCACTCCCATGGATGGGAGGGAGCTGCTTGAAAGGATCTCATTTCGTTTCGGGCTCAAAATCCCAAAAATCGACGATGGGAAGCCCGACCTGAAGAGTGATGATGGATCAGACGAGCAGCCTGATGGTGGCGCCGAGACGGTTGATCCAGAATGCGTGCCTGAGAGCAAAGCACCAGAAGACATGGATATCACAGACGTCAAGGACGCTGAGTAG